A genomic window from Babylonia areolata isolate BAREFJ2019XMU chromosome 9, ASM4173473v1, whole genome shotgun sequence includes:
- the LOC143285752 gene encoding uncharacterized protein LOC143285752 gives MPDSDASPARLLIICFIPFLVIGTSLLAATVAAPYWYQYQDVDDQSVHMGLWKACVVDGDWDVCFSTNDIPNISDWIKVPQVLECISLTCAATGLLLCFPLLFRPSFGGACVIMLLTSFATLPAVGGFAYFVDSTGFDGLLWCFYVNVTGTLFLWAPLAWLRNLTEGRRGYQNI, from the exons ATGCCTGACAGCGACGCTTCGCCTGCGAGGTTGCTCATCATCTGCTTCATCCCCTTTCTGGTGATCGGAACTTCGTTGCTGGCAGCCACCGTGGCGGCGCCCTACTGGTACCAATATCAGGACGTGGATGACCAGTCGGTACACATGGGGCTATGGAAGGCGTGTGTGGTCGATGGCGATTGGGATGTCTGCTTCAGCACAAACGATATACCGAACATATCGG ACTGGATCAAAGTACCGCAAGTTCTGGagtgcatcagtctgacatgCGCAGCGACGGGCCTGCTTCTCTGCTTCCCTCTGCTCTTCAGGCCTAGCTTTGGAGGCGCTTGTGTGATCATGCTTCTGACCTCCTTCGCCA cgctTCCGGCAGTTGGTGGCTTCGCTTATTTTGTCGACAGCACGGGCTTTGATGGACTGCTGTGGTGTTTTTACGTGAACGTTACGGGGACTTTATTCCTTTGGGCGCCCCTCGCATGGCTTCGCAATTTGACTGAGGGCAGACGAGGTTATCAAAACATTTAG